The Methanooceanicella nereidis genome window below encodes:
- a CDS encoding O-methyltransferase, which yields MFNDMPTEIKERMEVLSRIDEMDRKDGTPHLKRLRQIPAETGKFLALSLSNAPAGTAIEIGTSAGYSTLWMALACRETGGNIITFEILEEKAIMAKETFRAAKVDDIVELINGDAKEFLNGIKDISFCFVDCEKEYYAEYYEAIIPKMVSRGLFLADNAISHGDVLKPFIDNVLSDENVDAMIVPVGKGVLYCRKR from the coding sequence ATGTTCAACGATATGCCCACAGAGATAAAAGAAAGAATGGAAGTTTTAAGCAGGATAGATGAGATGGATCGTAAAGACGGGACGCCTCATTTAAAGAGATTAAGACAGATACCGGCTGAAACAGGAAAATTTTTAGCATTATCGTTATCTAATGCGCCGGCAGGGACCGCCATAGAGATCGGTACCAGCGCAGGATACTCAACATTGTGGATGGCGCTGGCATGCAGAGAAACAGGCGGGAACATCATCACATTTGAGATACTTGAAGAAAAAGCGATCATGGCAAAAGAAACATTCAGGGCTGCAAAAGTAGATGATATCGTCGAACTGATAAATGGCGATGCAAAGGAATTTTTAAATGGCATAAAAGATATTTCGTTCTGCTTCGTCGACTGCGAAAAAGAGTATTATGCGGAATATTATGAAGCGATAATACCCAAAATGGTCAGCCGAGGACTATTCCTTGCAGATAACGCAATAAGTCACGGGGATGTTCTAAAGCCGTTCATCGACAATGTCCTGAGCGATGAAAATGTAGATGCGATGATAGTGCCTGTAGGAAAGGGCGTATTATATTGCAGAAAACGTTGA
- a CDS encoding MGMT family protein has protein sequence MAKAKKSWKEKLNDDKDLPKVIEIDENMSKRWGTGTCVIPAPREVDEIMKKVPKGKLITINEIREALAKKHGANIACPLTTGIFAWVAAGAAGEDSAEGKKNITPYWRTLKTGGVINEKYPGGVEEQVRLLEKEGHKIIQKGKKYTVEDHEKALVKIK, from the coding sequence ATGGCCAAAGCTAAAAAGTCGTGGAAAGAAAAGCTTAACGATGATAAGGATCTGCCTAAGGTTATCGAGATAGACGAAAATATGAGTAAAAGATGGGGCACCGGAACATGTGTCATCCCTGCCCCTCGAGAAGTTGACGAAATAATGAAAAAAGTCCCTAAAGGAAAGCTAATCACGATAAACGAGATAAGAGAGGCACTGGCTAAGAAACACGGCGCAAATATCGCGTGTCCCCTGACGACAGGTATCTTTGCCTGGGTGGCAGCAGGAGCAGCCGGGGAGGACTCTGCGGAAGGTAAAAAGAACATTACGCCTTACTGGAGGACACTTAAGACCGGCGGAGTCATCAATGAAAAGTATCCCGGAGGAGTCGAGGAGCAGGTCAGGCTTCTCGAAAAAGAAGGACATAAAATAATTCAAAAGGGTAAAAAGTACACTGTGGAAGATCATGAAAAAGCTCTGGTAAAAATTAAATGA
- a CDS encoding cob(I)yrinic acid a,c-diamide adenosyltransferase → MGHIYLYYGTGAGKTTSALGLALRSVGHDHKVVIIQFMKWWKDTGEYRIKEKLKPYYEIYQFGMPGWISPNKARKKISEGGISLEVREIDEADKEMARKGLEFAGEILKDKPDLLVLDEVSLAVHMGLISVNDVLNLLNDIPDETDIVLTGRYAPDELIERADFVNEMVDRKAPEKFVSKKGIQF, encoded by the coding sequence ATGGGACATATCTATCTATACTATGGGACAGGTGCAGGGAAAACCACAAGCGCTCTTGGTCTTGCACTCAGATCCGTAGGACATGATCATAAAGTCGTAATTATCCAGTTCATGAAATGGTGGAAAGATACGGGCGAGTACAGGATCAAGGAGAAGCTCAAGCCATATTATGAGATATACCAGTTTGGAATGCCGGGATGGATAAGCCCGAATAAGGCGCGAAAAAAGATCAGCGAAGGCGGGATCAGCTTAGAAGTAAGAGAGATAGATGAAGCCGATAAAGAGATGGCCAGAAAAGGCTTAGAGTTTGCCGGTGAGATTCTTAAGGATAAACCTGACCTGCTTGTACTTGATGAGGTGTCTCTTGCCGTTCATATGGGCTTGATCAGCGTGAACGATGTATTAAACTTATTAAATGATATTCCAGATGAGACTGACATCGTTTTGACCGGCAGGTACGCTCCTGATGAACTTATAGAGAGAGCTGATTTTGTCAATGAGATGGTGGACAGGAAAGCACCGGAAAAATTTGTATCTAAAAAAGGTATACAATTTTAG
- a CDS encoding adenosylcobalamin-dependent ribonucleoside-diphosphate reductase, translated as MDRIVKVKKRDGTIVDFNQDRITDAIHKALVATDSGTKADALKISDEVVILLNEKFKGMIPPIEDIQTIVVEVLKEKGFKTVADEYDDYRKKKEEIRGIKKELGIDEEPKLTVNSLEVLRKRYLLKNDKGENIETPAQMFRRVASAIASADRKYGSDVKRAEESFFRSMSKLEFLPNSPTLFNAGTGTNFAMSACYVLPVEDSLEGIFTTLKNMALIEQTGGGVGFDFSRLRPSGDIVRSTKGVASGPVSFMRIFDTATDVIKSGGKRRGAMMAVLRVDHPDILEFITSKSKQNILTNFNISVAATDKFMNAVEKGEDYDLINPRTGKIVKKLNASEVWDKMMENAWQSGDPGVVFIDEINRHNPTPRAGKIEATNPCGEQPLLPYESCNLGSINLSRMITRTGELNWEKIRDAIHNSVHFLDNVIDVNPYPLEEIDIITRLNRKIGLGVMGFADLLIRMNIPYDSNDALDLGEKIAAFFEKEAVNASEELAMQRGIFPNFSGSIWSDKSEGRRNATVTTIAPTGTISIIAGCSSGIEPLFAVAFMRHVLGGARLFEINPLFERIAKDRGFYSVVLMEKIAKYGTIQNIKEIPEDVRRIFVTAHDISPQWHVKMQAAFQKHTENAVSKTVNLPQNSTPEDIEKIYMMAYKLKCKGVTVYRYGSKGEQVLNLGLDKEEAKRVVTASEEYAGGKPTVTCQTCG; from the coding sequence ATGGATCGTATCGTCAAGGTTAAAAAACGAGACGGAACAATTGTTGATTTTAATCAGGATAGAATAACCGACGCTATCCATAAGGCACTTGTAGCCACAGATTCCGGCACTAAAGCAGATGCACTGAAAATATCTGATGAGGTTGTAATTCTGCTTAACGAAAAGTTCAAAGGTATGATCCCGCCCATAGAAGATATCCAGACCATCGTTGTTGAAGTCTTGAAGGAAAAGGGCTTCAAGACAGTGGCGGACGAATATGACGATTATAGAAAGAAAAAGGAAGAGATAAGAGGAATTAAAAAAGAGCTTGGCATCGATGAAGAGCCGAAGCTTACAGTTAATTCACTGGAAGTGCTCAGGAAGAGATACTTACTAAAAAACGATAAAGGAGAGAACATTGAAACTCCTGCCCAAATGTTCAGGCGTGTCGCCAGTGCCATAGCATCTGCAGACAGAAAATATGGCAGTGACGTCAAACGCGCTGAAGAGTCTTTCTTCAGGTCGATGAGCAAGCTTGAATTTCTACCGAACTCTCCGACACTTTTTAATGCAGGCACAGGTACGAATTTCGCGATGTCCGCATGCTATGTCCTTCCCGTGGAAGATTCCCTGGAAGGCATATTCACTACCTTGAAAAATATGGCTCTTATAGAGCAGACAGGCGGAGGCGTAGGCTTCGATTTTTCAAGGCTAAGGCCGTCGGGAGATATTGTCAGGTCGACAAAAGGCGTTGCGTCAGGCCCTGTAAGTTTCATGAGAATATTCGATACGGCAACGGATGTAATTAAATCAGGAGGTAAAAGACGGGGCGCGATGATGGCCGTGCTCAGGGTTGATCATCCGGACATTTTAGAATTTATCACATCTAAATCAAAACAAAATATACTCACCAATTTTAACATTTCAGTAGCGGCAACGGACAAATTCATGAATGCCGTGGAAAAAGGAGAAGATTATGATCTCATAAACCCCCGGACAGGTAAAATTGTCAAAAAACTCAACGCCAGTGAAGTATGGGATAAAATGATGGAGAATGCCTGGCAGAGCGGTGACCCGGGAGTCGTCTTCATAGACGAGATCAACAGGCATAATCCGACTCCGCGCGCAGGAAAGATCGAAGCTACGAATCCTTGCGGAGAACAGCCATTACTCCCGTACGAATCATGTAACCTTGGCAGCATAAACCTTTCAAGGATGATAACGCGGACAGGAGAGCTTAACTGGGAAAAGATACGGGATGCCATACATAATAGTGTCCATTTTCTTGACAATGTAATAGATGTAAATCCATATCCTCTGGAAGAGATCGACATCATAACAAGATTAAATAGAAAAATAGGACTTGGTGTCATGGGATTCGCGGATCTTCTTATTAGGATGAACATCCCCTATGATTCTAATGATGCTCTTGACCTGGGTGAAAAGATAGCAGCATTTTTTGAAAAAGAAGCGGTTAATGCATCAGAAGAACTGGCAATGCAGCGCGGGATATTTCCTAATTTTTCTGGCAGCATATGGAGCGATAAGTCCGAGGGAAGAAGAAACGCTACTGTCACTACAATAGCGCCGACCGGGACTATAAGCATCATAGCCGGGTGTTCATCAGGTATTGAGCCGCTATTCGCAGTCGCCTTCATGAGGCATGTTCTGGGCGGCGCAAGGCTGTTCGAGATCAATCCCCTCTTTGAAAGAATAGCCAAGGACAGGGGTTTCTATAGCGTAGTGCTGATGGAAAAGATCGCGAAATACGGGACCATACAAAACATAAAGGAGATCCCTGAGGACGTTAGAAGGATCTTTGTCACGGCCCATGATATTTCACCGCAATGGCATGTCAAAATGCAGGCTGCATTCCAGAAACATACTGAGAATGCGGTCTCTAAGACTGTAAATCTGCCGCAAAACTCTACGCCAGAAGACATCGAAAAAATATACATGATGGCCTATAAGCTGAAATGTAAAGGCGTGACCGTATACCGATATGGAAGCAAAGGAGAGCAAGTACTTAACCTGGGACTGGATAAGGAAGAAGCAAAACGAGTGGTCACAGCATCCGAGGAATATGCGGGCGGGAAGCCCACAGTGACCTGCCAGACCTGCGGGTGA
- a CDS encoding TetR/AcrR family transcriptional regulator — MSITDRKEREKEQRRNAIIDAAEKMFFSRGYDNVSMDDIARAVELNKATLYLYFKNKEALFFAVVLRGARILNSLVKENIKTCKTGYEKLWETGHAYFTFFKKYPDYNQVQNYFYSGRFDLSNVMDMQVDAIDGGKRYALHEYTVFDFPKITDVEDAKEIIMLHHEIFVIMCNSIKEGIDEGMFRPDLDPAEAAIIFTMVLESVPNMRPDLKSVLDSRGIDRSKFSKDIGDFIGNMLKIKNT; from the coding sequence ATGTCGATCACGGACAGAAAGGAACGGGAAAAAGAGCAGAGAAGGAATGCCATTATCGATGCTGCGGAGAAGATGTTCTTCTCCAGGGGATATGATAACGTCTCCATGGATGACATAGCCAGAGCAGTTGAACTCAATAAGGCTACACTCTACCTTTATTTTAAGAACAAGGAAGCATTATTTTTCGCTGTCGTGCTGCGTGGTGCCAGGATACTTAACTCTCTTGTAAAGGAAAACATAAAAACATGTAAGACCGGTTATGAAAAACTCTGGGAAACAGGGCACGCATACTTTACGTTCTTTAAAAAGTATCCCGACTATAACCAGGTCCAGAATTATTTCTATTCCGGAAGATTTGACCTGTCAAACGTAATGGATATGCAGGTAGATGCTATCGATGGTGGAAAACGTTATGCCTTACATGAGTATACTGTTTTCGATTTCCCGAAAATAACTGACGTCGAGGATGCGAAAGAGATCATAATGCTGCATCATGAAATATTTGTCATCATGTGCAATTCTATAAAAGAAGGCATTGATGAAGGTATGTTCAGGCCGGATCTGGATCCGGCAGAAGCTGCCATTATATTCACAATGGTCCTTGAGAGCGTACCCAATATGCGCCCGGACCTAAAGTCAGTGCTTGACAGCAGGGGAATAGATCGATCTAAATTCTCAAAAGATATCGGGGACTTCATCGGTAATATGCTCAAGATAAAAAATACTTGA
- a CDS encoding flavodoxin family protein — MKVLAINSCPQKDKGNTARFLGPFLDGMRDAGAVVDLVYGRDLMIFPCCGNLNCTIKTSVKCIQFDDMEWLRPKMCQADILVLASPRYCDGAVMPDGFTGPMRALLDKLKTHEQPCIELLEGSPGRIPRENVNLKKIVLVSNQGFLEIDDLDPVLTHVKAFCINSYPELSGTIFQPYYVFLRCGFEEGTSILDIPGSARNAGFLLMQEIKMSVKEDKIVSRELKQGDNSIRTSVVGEESFNDRQKRRG, encoded by the coding sequence ATGAAAGTACTTGCTATAAATTCCTGCCCTCAAAAGGATAAGGGTAACACCGCTCGTTTCCTGGGTCCGTTTCTGGATGGTATGAGAGATGCCGGGGCTGTGGTAGACCTCGTTTATGGCAGAGACCTGATGATATTTCCGTGCTGCGGGAATCTCAATTGCACTATCAAAACGTCTGTAAAATGTATCCAGTTTGACGATATGGAGTGGTTAAGGCCTAAAATGTGCCAGGCAGATATTCTTGTTTTAGCATCCCCTCGGTACTGCGATGGTGCCGTAATGCCTGATGGTTTCACCGGGCCTATGAGGGCGCTTTTAGATAAACTAAAAACCCATGAGCAGCCCTGCATAGAGTTACTGGAAGGCAGTCCCGGACGTATTCCTCGTGAAAATGTTAATCTTAAAAAGATCGTTCTGGTATCGAACCAGGGCTTTTTGGAAATAGATGATCTGGATCCCGTATTAACACATGTCAAAGCTTTTTGCATTAATTCCTATCCAGAGCTTTCCGGTACCATATTTCAACCTTACTATGTCTTTTTAAGATGTGGCTTTGAAGAAGGCACTAGTATACTGGACATACCGGGATCGGCCAGGAATGCCGGCTTCCTGCTCATGCAGGAGATCAAAATGTCAGTAAAGGAAGATAAAATCGTTAGCCGGGAGCTTAAGCAAGGGGACAATTCCATTCGAACCTCTGTTGTAGGCGAGGAGAGTTTCAACGATAGACAAAAAAGGAGAGGATAA
- a CDS encoding MFS transporter codes for MQQSVQMQEISQDTVYKNRYVILAVILIGVLMAVLDGFMISIALPTITMFFNVNVAQSQWVITGYLISMTCLFIVFGRVSEYTGKVKLFMTGFAIFTLSSLACGLASSIDQLIAFRIIQGIGASMVAGISGAMIYHAFPQNEIGRAMGYYMATVAIGSLIAPALGGFLVDSMGWQYIFFINIPIGVLLLALAFKYLKLPEMISKSLEIDWIGMGTLIVTVVSLMLLCSEFASSIRITTSSIIYSVIFAAALIIFTFQESRCKKPLLELSIFRNKRFTLPILSMMCVVAVFNIGAVIWPFYFQGVMGYTPSQVGLLFMVTPLVMMFAGPVSGKLYDKYQWKYTAGTGAFIAAIAFLLLGYAFMAIDLTFIIPAFIIWGIGYSLFTSPNNAEVLSSLPREKTAIASSVSSTARNLGSTLGISLASILLMFWLGMAGYNGVVLSAGQSLLANSISVIMIAGGVLCILGAVTSVLRNI; via the coding sequence ATGCAGCAGTCAGTTCAGATGCAGGAAATTTCTCAGGATACGGTCTATAAGAACAGGTATGTTATTCTGGCTGTGATCCTGATAGGTGTATTGATGGCAGTGCTTGACGGTTTCATGATAAGCATAGCACTTCCTACGATCACAATGTTCTTCAACGTTAACGTGGCCCAATCTCAATGGGTCATAACAGGCTATCTGATATCAATGACCTGTCTATTCATCGTTTTCGGAAGGGTCTCAGAGTATACCGGTAAGGTAAAATTGTTCATGACGGGGTTCGCTATCTTTACCTTATCCTCCCTGGCTTGCGGGCTCGCTTCCAGTATTGACCAGTTGATAGCATTCCGTATTATACAGGGTATAGGCGCATCAATGGTCGCAGGCATCAGCGGTGCCATGATCTACCACGCTTTCCCCCAAAATGAGATCGGCAGAGCTATGGGATATTATATGGCAACTGTGGCAATAGGCAGCTTAATTGCCCCGGCGCTTGGCGGATTCCTGGTCGATTCCATGGGCTGGCAGTATATATTCTTTATAAATATACCAATCGGCGTTCTCCTGCTGGCACTTGCTTTTAAATATCTTAAATTACCGGAGATGATTTCAAAGAGCCTGGAGATCGACTGGATAGGTATGGGAACTCTTATTGTTACAGTGGTCTCGCTGATGTTACTTTGCAGCGAATTCGCGAGCAGCATTAGAATAACCACGTCGTCGATCATTTATAGTGTAATATTCGCGGCAGCATTGATCATATTCACATTCCAGGAATCGAGGTGTAAAAAACCGCTGCTCGAACTCTCAATATTCAGGAATAAAAGATTCACACTTCCAATATTAAGCATGATGTGCGTGGTCGCAGTTTTTAACATTGGCGCAGTTATCTGGCCGTTCTACTTCCAGGGCGTCATGGGCTATACTCCGTCTCAGGTAGGATTGTTGTTCATGGTGACCCCTCTAGTAATGATGTTTGCCGGACCTGTATCCGGAAAGCTGTATGATAAATACCAGTGGAAGTATACGGCAGGGACAGGGGCGTTCATAGCCGCAATAGCATTCCTTTTGCTTGGTTATGCATTCATGGCGATCGACCTTACTTTTATCATTCCGGCTTTCATAATCTGGGGCATAGGATATAGTCTCTTCACAAGCCCGAACAACGCCGAGGTCTTAAGCTCCCTTCCAAGGGAAAAAACCGCCATAGCATCCAGCGTCTCGTCCACTGCACGTAACCTTGGATCCACTCTCGGCATATCCCTGGCCAGTATTCTTCTAATGTTTTGGCTAGGTATGGCTGGCTATAACGGAGTTGTATTATCGGCAGGACAGTCACTGCTCGCGAACTCTATAAGTGTGATCATGATCGCCGGCGGGGTGCTTTGCATATTAGGAGCGGTAACTTCCGTGTTAAGGAATATTTGA
- the mcrD gene encoding methyl-coenzyme M reductase operon protein D → MTKFRRPISNIMDENKLMQIEIFPQRLLNLDTAQKLLNELNVIDGINRMVVYGPGMPKDDPADLLDGKYCVREKKYICIMGEMVELTVQVGRIWIEVRDGSVVEKIREACVKTLPFPFELYEGLYLRTQKTITDYVRKGGEVDDIDLGMFDPGKCVPCCETLPGRKENDLV, encoded by the coding sequence ATGACGAAGTTCAGAAGACCAATATCGAATATAATGGATGAAAATAAACTGATGCAGATCGAGATATTTCCGCAAAGGCTGCTAAATCTTGATACTGCCCAGAAACTGTTGAACGAGCTAAATGTTATCGACGGCATAAACCGGATGGTCGTGTACGGCCCGGGTATGCCAAAAGACGATCCTGCTGATCTGCTGGATGGCAAATATTGCGTTCGTGAAAAGAAATATATCTGCATCATGGGTGAAATGGTCGAGCTTACTGTCCAGGTCGGAAGAATATGGATCGAGGTCCGGGATGGAAGTGTCGTTGAAAAAATACGGGAAGCATGTGTAAAAACCCTTCCATTTCCCTTTGAACTATATGAGGGCCTTTATTTGCGGACTCAGAAGACTATCACTGATTACGTAAGAAAAGGCGGGGAAGTCGATGACATAGACCTGGGGATGTTCGATCCCGGTAAATGTGTGCCATGTTGCGAGACATTGCCAGGTAGAAAAGAAAATGATCTGGTATGA
- a CDS encoding HAD family hydrolase: MIDFVSRVTKKGGPYFVPAEDRIATFDNDGTLWIEKPFYVQLFFAIDRIRSLAQQHPEWREKQPYKAILENDKAALANISKKEIAEMLLEVHAGSGQEEFIRIAREWLANARHPRFNTLFTELVYQPMLELIDYLRANGFKVFIVSGGGIDFIRAFSEETYGIPCENVVGSSLEYEYAKIDGDWRLTRLAKLNKYDDAEGKPESIALHIGRRPIFVGGNSDGDLAMMRYAATGKKPFLNVLLHHDDAHREWSYDVESPVGKLSEGLDEAEERGWTVVSMKNDWDKVFQLKFNKI, from the coding sequence ATGATTGATTTTGTCTCCCGGGTGACGAAAAAGGGAGGCCCTTATTTTGTACCTGCTGAGGATCGTATAGCTACTTTTGATAATGACGGCACTCTGTGGATAGAAAAGCCGTTTTATGTCCAGTTGTTCTTTGCGATCGACCGCATAAGGTCGCTTGCTCAGCAGCACCCGGAATGGCGTGAAAAACAGCCTTATAAGGCAATACTGGAGAATGATAAGGCTGCCCTGGCAAATATATCTAAGAAAGAGATCGCTGAGATGCTTCTCGAAGTACATGCTGGTTCGGGGCAGGAAGAGTTCATCCGTATCGCAAGAGAGTGGCTTGCAAACGCCCGGCATCCGCGTTTTAATACTCTTTTTACTGAACTGGTTTATCAGCCGATGCTTGAATTGATAGACTATTTGAGGGCGAATGGATTTAAAGTTTTCATAGTTTCCGGAGGCGGTATCGACTTCATCAGAGCTTTCTCCGAAGAGACATATGGCATACCCTGCGAGAATGTAGTAGGCAGCAGCCTGGAATACGAATATGCTAAGATAGATGGTGACTGGCGGTTGACAAGGCTTGCTAAATTGAATAAATATGATGATGCCGAAGGTAAGCCGGAGAGTATTGCGCTGCATATCGGGAGAAGACCGATATTTGTAGGCGGTAATTCAGATGGGGACCTTGCTATGATGAGATATGCGGCTACAGGGAAAAAGCCGTTCTTGAATGTGCTTTTGCATCATGACGATGCTCATAGGGAGTGGTCATATGATGTAGAGTCACCGGTTGGGAAGTTAAGCGAGGGGCTGGATGAAGCTGAAGAAAGGGGGTGGACGGTAGTTAGTATGAAAAATGACTGGGATAAAGTATTTCAGCTTAAGTTTAATAAAATTTAG
- a CDS encoding TVP38/TMEM64 family protein — protein MISWALTLLIIILFLGPEKIISSYDYITPRNISDLTSSLGMLSALAYILFYVVRPFLLLPVTPFTIAGGFLFGTVYGLILTIIGRCIISATISFCLSRYLFRDYVKNKIRTKYAGWDSRLEKNGILYVAIMRATPVLHFDAVGYIAGASSMSFKKYIIGSFIGDLPSIIFLTFLGSSLTEFGSSQFYLSIVITIVVAVGFWIYMAHKLEKPDYEYL, from the coding sequence ATGATTTCCTGGGCCTTAACACTTCTTATCATCATACTATTTTTAGGTCCAGAAAAGATCATCTCATCATATGACTACATTACTCCCCGAAACATTTCTGATCTGACATCCTCATTAGGAATGCTGTCCGCACTGGCATACATCTTGTTTTATGTCGTCCGGCCATTCCTGCTCCTGCCCGTAACGCCGTTCACTATAGCCGGCGGTTTTCTTTTCGGTACCGTATACGGGCTCATACTGACAATAATCGGCAGATGTATCATCAGCGCCACTATATCGTTTTGTCTGTCCCGTTATCTTTTCAGGGATTATGTAAAAAACAAGATAAGAACAAAGTATGCCGGATGGGATAGCAGACTGGAAAAAAACGGTATATTATATGTGGCCATAATGAGGGCGACCCCGGTGCTTCACTTCGATGCTGTCGGATATATCGCCGGAGCGTCAAGTATGAGCTTTAAAAAGTATATTATTGGCAGTTTCATAGGCGACCTTCCCAGTATCATTTTTTTGACTTTTTTAGGCAGCAGTCTCACAGAATTCGGTTCCTCACAATTCTATTTAAGTATCGTCATAACAATAGTAGTAGCAGTCGGCTTCTGGATATATATGGCACATAAACTAGAAAAACCTGACTATGAATACTTATGA